From Vibrio aerogenes, a single genomic window includes:
- the serA gene encoding phosphoglycerate dehydrogenase, translating into MANFSLDKNKIKILLLEGVHPSALEILQADGYTNIEYHKGSLSEEDLLEAIKDAHFVGIRSRTNLNAKVIDAAKKLVGIGCFCIGTNQVDLKATAKRGIPVFNAPFSNTRSVAELVMGEILLLLRGIPEKNALAHRGIWKKSADNSFEARGKALGIIGYGHIGTQLSIIAENLGMRVYFYDIESKLSLGNAHQVSTMQELLGKCDVITLHVPETPETKNMMSTEEFAAMKPNSIFINAARGTVVDIEALCQALESGHIASAAIDVFPTEPKTNADQFESPLTKFDNVLLTPHIGGSTQEAQENIGIEVAGKIVKYSNNGSTLSSVNMPEVSLPAMRNCSRLLHIHENRPGIMNQINTIFAQDDINIAAQYLQTTADIGYVVIDVETARSQEALDKLKAIEGTIRARILH; encoded by the coding sequence ATGGCCAATTTTTCACTTGATAAAAACAAAATTAAAATACTGCTTCTGGAAGGTGTCCACCCTTCAGCACTTGAGATACTGCAAGCTGATGGCTACACCAATATTGAATACCACAAAGGTTCGTTATCTGAAGAAGATTTGCTTGAAGCCATCAAAGATGCGCATTTCGTTGGCATCCGCTCCAGAACCAATCTGAATGCAAAAGTCATTGATGCAGCCAAAAAGCTGGTTGGTATCGGTTGTTTCTGTATCGGAACGAACCAAGTCGATCTGAAAGCAACAGCAAAACGAGGCATCCCTGTATTTAATGCACCATTTTCCAACACCCGTAGCGTTGCTGAATTGGTCATGGGGGAAATACTTCTGCTCTTACGCGGTATTCCGGAAAAAAATGCGCTCGCACATCGTGGTATCTGGAAAAAAAGTGCCGACAATAGTTTCGAAGCCCGGGGAAAAGCATTGGGTATTATCGGATATGGTCATATTGGTACACAGCTAAGCATTATTGCAGAAAATCTCGGAATGAGAGTTTATTTTTATGATATTGAAAGTAAACTTTCCCTTGGTAACGCGCATCAGGTTTCAACCATGCAGGAGTTGCTCGGAAAATGTGATGTCATTACACTGCACGTCCCGGAAACCCCGGAGACCAAGAATATGATGTCGACTGAAGAGTTTGCAGCCATGAAACCAAACTCTATCTTCATCAATGCAGCCCGCGGAACTGTGGTTGATATTGAGGCACTATGTCAGGCGCTGGAATCCGGACACATCGCCAGCGCTGCAATTGATGTATTCCCAACAGAGCCGAAAACAAATGCAGACCAGTTTGAATCACCTCTGACTAAATTTGATAATGTGTTACTGACACCTCACATTGGTGGCTCAACGCAGGAAGCTCAGGAAAACATTGGCATTGAGGTTGCAGGTAAAATTGTGAAATATTCAAACAACGGTTCAACGTTGTCCAGCGTGAATATGCCTGAAGTCTCTTTACCTGCAATGCGTAATTGCTCCCGTTTGCTTCATATTCATGAAAACCGTCCGGGAATCATGAACCAAATCAATACTATCTTTGCTCAGGATGATATCAACATTGCAGCACAATACCTGCAAACAACGGCCGACATTGGGTATGTTGTGATTGATGTTGAAACAGCCCGCTCGCAAGAAGCACTCGATAAGCTGAAAGCTATTGAAGGGACTATCAGAGCCCGTATTCTTCATTAA
- the rpiA gene encoding ribose-5-phosphate isomerase RpiA codes for MTQDEMKKEAGWAALKYVKKDSIVGVGTGSTVNHFIDALGSIKDDIKGAVSSSVASTEKLKALGIRIYDCNDIEKLDVYIDGADEINPEKDMIKGGGAALTREKIVAAISEQFICIVDNTKTVEVLGQFPLPVEVIPMAREQVSREIKRLGGDPVYREGVMTDNGNIIIDVHGLHITDPKSLEVTLNNIPGVVTNGLFAHRGADVIIIGTPDGAQVIC; via the coding sequence ATGACCCAGGATGAAATGAAAAAAGAAGCCGGATGGGCTGCACTCAAGTATGTCAAAAAAGACAGTATTGTCGGAGTGGGCACCGGTTCCACTGTCAATCATTTTATTGATGCACTTGGTTCAATAAAAGATGATATCAAAGGGGCCGTATCAAGCTCTGTAGCATCGACAGAAAAACTCAAAGCGCTGGGTATCCGGATTTACGATTGTAATGACATTGAAAAGCTGGATGTTTATATCGATGGTGCGGATGAAATTAACCCTGAAAAAGACATGATTAAAGGTGGCGGAGCTGCACTGACCCGTGAAAAAATTGTCGCTGCTATTTCAGAGCAATTTATTTGTATTGTTGATAATACAAAGACTGTAGAGGTACTTGGCCAGTTTCCACTGCCAGTGGAAGTTATCCCAATGGCGCGGGAGCAGGTTTCCCGCGAGATAAAAAGACTGGGCGGCGATCCGGTCTACCGTGAAGGCGTCATGACGGATAACGGCAATATAATTATCGATGTTCACGGACTTCACATTACAGACCCAAAATCACTTGAAGTGACACTCAATAATATTCCAGGCGTTGTCACTAACGGACTTTTCGCCCACAGAGGTGCAGATGTCATTATCATCGGTACTCCTGATGGCGCACAGGTCATTTGCTAA
- a CDS encoding 5-formyltetrahydrofolate cyclo-ligase: MSEHHTGSSRSNFRTEIRKRRNQLTSDFQQHAAHELIHQFRQLPEVKISQHIALYLSSDGELDTQPVIHWLWQQGKSVYLPVIHPFSPGHLLFLKYTQNTCMVPNRYGIQEPRLRKADVLPIQYLDLIFTPLVGFDATGQRLGMGGGYYDRTLAEWKKVKPVVRAIGLAHDCQYVDKLPVESWDIPLPKIVTPTKIWSWESS, from the coding sequence ATGTCCGAGCATCATACCGGGAGCTCCCGTTCAAACTTCAGAACTGAAATCAGAAAAAGACGCAATCAGTTAACATCAGACTTTCAACAACACGCGGCTCATGAATTAATCCATCAGTTCAGACAATTACCTGAAGTTAAAATCAGCCAGCATATTGCACTTTATTTATCTTCTGACGGAGAGCTTGACACCCAACCGGTCATTCACTGGCTATGGCAACAAGGTAAGTCTGTTTATTTACCGGTCATTCATCCATTTTCTCCCGGACACCTGCTGTTTCTGAAATATACGCAAAATACCTGCATGGTTCCGAACCGTTACGGCATACAAGAACCGAGGCTACGAAAGGCAGATGTCCTCCCCATTCAATATCTGGACCTGATATTCACACCACTTGTCGGATTTGATGCCACCGGACAACGTCTGGGAATGGGAGGAGGATATTATGATCGAACTCTGGCTGAGTGGAAAAAGGTGAAGCCAGTTGTCAGGGCAATAGGTCTGGCGCACGATTGCCAGTATGTGGACAAGCTTCCGGTCGAATCCTGGGATATTCCCCTGCCTAAAATCGTGACACCAACGAAAATATGGAGTTGGGAATCCAGCTGA